Proteins found in one Quercus robur chromosome 2, dhQueRobu3.1, whole genome shotgun sequence genomic segment:
- the LOC126713625 gene encoding protein ROH1-like produces MHTISMEEVEVEEEELEGFQKQVTERFADLCSSESDDDDLLSLAWLRKLLDAFLSCQENFRLILFKHTSMLSKPPMDRLLSDYFDRTVKALDLCNAIRDGIQHIRQCHNLVHIVLCALNPNPNPNLNLGEAHFRRAKKALIDLSIVIAMLDDHKESQSQSNANAIRNRSFGRNNFAAAASSSPRNSLGHFRSPSWSVSRSWSASRQLQAIGNNLVMPKGNGLAVPVFTMNWVLLLTMWALVAAIPCQDRGLQVHFYIPRQFVWAGPVLAVHERIMEESKKRERRNACGLLKEFLHIEKTSRQLSELVDSLHFPLTEEKEAEVRNRVQELSQVHQAIKEGLDPLERQLREVFHRILRSSSRTTSTLAN; encoded by the coding sequence ATGCATACCATTTCCATGGaagaggtggaggtggaggaggaggagctgGAAGGGTTTCAGAAACAAGTAACTGAGCGTTTCGCCGATTTGTGTTCGTCGGAGTCGGATGACGACGACTTGCTCTCTCTGGCCTGGCTCCGGAAGCTTCTCGACGCCTTCCTTTCCTGCCAAGAAAACTTCCGCCTTATTCTATTCAAACACACATCTATGCTGTCTAAGCCTCCTATGGATCGCTTGCTTTCCGACTACTTTGACCGTACCGTCAAGGCTCTTGATCTATGTAACGCTATCCGAGACGGGATTCAACACATCCGTCAATGCCACAACCTTGTTCACATCGTTCTCTGCGCtctaaatccaaatccaaatccaaatttaaaTCTGGGTGAGGCCCATTTCCGCCGCGCCAAGAAAGCTCTCATTGATTTGTCCATTGTAATTGCAATGCTGGATGATCATAAGGAATCTCAATCTCAATCCAATGCTAATGCAATTAGGAATCGCTCTTTTGGAAGGAACAACTTCGCCGCCGCTGCTTCTTCTTCGCCTCGTAATTCCTTGGGTCATTTCCGCTCTCCGTCTTGGAGTGTGTCTCGCTCTTGGTCGGCTTCGCGGCAGCTCCAGGCTATTGGGAATAACCTGGTGATGCCCAAAGGGAATGGCCTGGCCGTGCCGGTGTTTACAATGAATTGGGTGTTGTTGTTGACAATGTGGGCTCTGGTGGCTGCCATTCCGTGCCAGGACCGTGGTCTGCAGGTGCATTTCTATATTCCGAGGCAGTTTGTGTGGGCCGGGCCGGTGCTGGCCGTGCACGAGCGGATTATGGAGGAGTCAAAGAAGCGGGAACGGAGGAACGCTTGCGGCCTGTTAAAGGAATTTCTTCACATTGAGAAAACCAGCAGGCAGCTCTCTGAATTGGTGGATTCCCTGCACTTCCCACTCACTGAAGAGAAGGAAGCTGAGGTCAGGAACAGAGTGCAGGAGCTCTCTCAAGTTCACCAGGCCATTAAGGAGGGATTGGACCCCTTGGAGAGACAACTCAGGGAGGTCTTCCATAGGATTCTTCGCAGCAGCAGCCGAACCACTTCAACtctggctaattaa